From Rhinatrema bivittatum chromosome 5, aRhiBiv1.1, whole genome shotgun sequence, the proteins below share one genomic window:
- the FHL2 gene encoding four and a half LIM domains protein 2 isoform X2 has protein sequence MEYKGSSWHETCFICFRCQQPIGTKSFIPKDNQNFCVPCYEKQFAMQCVQCKKAITTGGVTYREQPWHKECFVCTGCKKQLSGQRFTSRDEFAYCLNCFCNLYAKKCAGCTNPISGLGGSKYISFEERQWHNDCFNCTKCSVSLVGRGFLTERDDILCPDCGKDI, from the exons ATGGAGTACAAGGGCAGTAGCTGGCATGAGACCTGCTTCATTTGTTTTCGCTGCCAACAGCCCATTGGAACAAAGAGTTTCATCCCCAAGGACAATCAGAACTTCTGTGTGCCCTGCTATGAAAAGCAATTTGCTATGCAGTGTGTCCAGTGCAAGAAG GCCATCACTACTGGTGGAGTGACTTACAGAGAACAACCGTGGCACAAGGAGTGCTTTGTCTGCACTGGATGCAAGAAGCAGTTGTCTGGACAACGCTTCACCTCTCGAGatgaatttgcttactgtctaAACTGCTTCTGCAACCTATATGCCAAAAAATGTGCTGGATGCACCAACCCCATCAGCG GGCTTGGAGGATCTAAGTATATCTCCTTTGAAGAACGGCAGTGGCACAACGATTGTTTTAACTGTACAAAGTGTTCTGTTTCCTTGGTGGGCCGTGGTTTCCTCACAGAAAGAGATGATATCCTTTGCCCAGATTGTGGAAAAGATATTTAA